In one window of Methanolobus mangrovi DNA:
- a CDS encoding nitroreductase family protein — protein MATISFNPQLCTRCGICTQICPVGLILPDGEDGMPFMPDAMDSVCIKCGACESFCPEGAISPMFSTTHSLVSASITQDMSSDKLGSYMRMRRSIRNYKDEPVDKKTIENILDIVRYAPSGINNQPVHWLMIHDHDEVRKITSLVIDWMRELSASDQEHPMKPVMLSMISAYDMGADPICRGAPHLAIAYAPDDEMSYTDCIIALSWFELAVPAYGLGACWAGFLKVAASSYQPLIDELGLPEGHVMQHAMMFGYPEYRIHNIPGRKPASIIWK, from the coding sequence ATGGCAACAATATCTTTTAATCCACAATTGTGTACTCGCTGTGGGATATGTACACAAATATGTCCGGTTGGTTTGATTCTTCCTGATGGCGAAGACGGTATGCCTTTCATGCCAGATGCCATGGATAGTGTTTGTATAAAATGTGGAGCTTGTGAATCATTCTGTCCGGAAGGGGCAATATCTCCAATGTTCAGTACAACACATTCTCTTGTGTCTGCATCCATCACTCAGGATATGAGTTCTGATAAACTGGGTTCTTACATGCGTATGCGCCGTTCCATCCGTAATTATAAAGACGAACCTGTTGATAAAAAAACAATTGAAAACATACTGGATATTGTTCGTTACGCTCCTTCCGGGATCAATAACCAACCAGTGCACTGGCTGATGATCCATGACCATGATGAAGTACGCAAGATCACATCTCTGGTAATTGACTGGATGCGTGAGCTCTCGGCATCCGATCAGGAACATCCAATGAAACCAGTGATGTTATCCATGATATCTGCTTATGATATGGGTGCAGACCCAATCTGTCGTGGAGCTCCTCATCTTGCAATCGCCTATGCTCCTGATGATGAAATGTCATACACAGATTGTATCATTGCTCTTTCATGGTTTGAACTTGCTGTTCCTGCCTATGGTCTGGGTGCATGCTGGGCAGGATTCCTTAAAGTTGCAGCAAGCTCCTACCAGCCCCTGATAGACGAACTAGGACTGCCTGAAGGCCATGTTATGCAGCATGCAATGATGTTCGGTTATCCTGAATACAGGATACATAATATCCCTGGAAGAAAACCTGCAAGCATAATCTGGAAGTAA
- a CDS encoding GTPase produces the protein MASQKMIVMDVIKKADVLLEVVDARFPDDTRNSEIERELGRLNKPFIIVLNKCDLVSKESLEKAKNRLSKIAPAIFVSSKEKFGTTMLRYKILEVADIQDRNITVGCIGYPNTGKSSVINSVVGRGKAPTSSISGYTKGVQIINAGSRIVFLDSPGVFPFDEHDEYIQGLLGIKDSTHLKDPIGVALKIIERLIEGNKEQLESFYNVSIRDENSYDILEMIGMQSNYLKKKGEIDETRAAVKIINDWQKGYLLAEEL, from the coding sequence ATGGCAAGCCAAAAAATGATAGTAATGGACGTTATAAAAAAAGCTGACGTCCTTCTGGAAGTAGTTGATGCCCGTTTCCCCGATGACACACGGAACAGTGAAATCGAGCGCGAATTAGGTCGCCTCAACAAACCATTCATAATAGTACTTAACAAGTGTGACCTTGTATCAAAGGAAAGTCTTGAAAAAGCTAAAAACCGCTTGTCAAAAATAGCACCTGCTATTTTTGTGTCATCAAAAGAAAAATTTGGGACCACAATGCTGAGATACAAAATACTGGAAGTTGCAGATATACAGGACCGGAACATAACCGTGGGTTGTATAGGATACCCAAATACAGGAAAGTCCTCGGTAATCAACAGCGTTGTCGGAAGGGGTAAAGCTCCAACATCTTCAATCTCCGGGTATACAAAAGGAGTACAAATAATCAATGCAGGTTCACGCATTGTTTTTCTGGATAGCCCCGGCGTGTTTCCCTTTGATGAACATGATGAATACATACAGGGACTACTTGGTATCAAGGATTCAACTCACCTAAAAGATCCTATTGGTGTCGCTCTGAAAATCATTGAGAGACTTATCGAGGGAAACAAGGAACAACTCGAATCCTTCTACAATGTGAGTATCAGAGATGAGAATTCCTATGATATTCTTGAGATGATAGGAATGCAAAGTAATTATCTGAAGAAGAAAGGTGAAATTGATGAAACCAGAGCCGCTGTCAAAATAATAAATGACTGGCAAAAAGGATATCTTCTGGCAGAAGAACTATAA
- the htpX gene encoding zinc metalloprotease HtpX, producing MVEWKKDLGLEGRMILTMFLLAAVYLFFLVFLASMGTPQTFMLLFIALFMGAQYYYSDKLVLWTMNARLVSESEEPKLHETITRLCVIAGLPKPKVAVVDTSVPNAFATGRGPKNAVVAVTTGLMRKLDQGELEAVLAHELSHVKNRDMAILTIASFISTLAFYIVRYSFYFGAFGGNRRNSNGGFVAIWIVSILVWIISFLLIRALSRYREFAADRGSAQITGNPVNLISALRKISGTMANVPTEDLRKVEGMNAFFIIPAVSGSMMSLISTHPSMEKRIAALEKIQREIEL from the coding sequence ATGGTAGAATGGAAAAAGGATCTAGGGCTGGAAGGAAGGATGATATTGACGATGTTCCTGCTGGCTGCAGTTTACCTTTTCTTTTTGGTATTCCTTGCATCTATGGGTACACCCCAAACATTCATGCTCCTGTTCATCGCTTTGTTCATGGGAGCACAGTACTATTACTCAGATAAGCTAGTCCTCTGGACAATGAATGCAAGACTTGTTTCAGAGTCAGAAGAACCAAAACTTCATGAAACAATTACAAGACTATGCGTAATAGCTGGTTTGCCAAAACCCAAAGTGGCAGTTGTAGACACCTCGGTACCCAATGCCTTTGCAACCGGAAGAGGTCCAAAGAATGCAGTTGTTGCTGTGACCACAGGACTTATGCGCAAACTTGACCAGGGGGAACTGGAAGCGGTACTTGCACATGAGCTAAGCCATGTGAAGAACAGGGACATGGCAATATTGACAATTGCCAGTTTTATTTCAACCCTGGCATTCTATATTGTAAGATATAGTTTTTATTTTGGTGCTTTCGGAGGCAACCGCAGGAATTCAAATGGCGGTTTTGTTGCAATCTGGATTGTTTCCATATTAGTATGGATAATCAGTTTCCTTCTGATACGTGCCCTTTCAAGATACAGAGAATTTGCAGCAGACAGAGGATCTGCACAAATAACAGGAAATCCTGTGAATCTTATCTCTGCACTGAGAAAGATCAGCGGAACTATGGCAAACGTGCCTACCGAAGACCTGCGTAAAGTTGAAGGCATGAATGCATTCTTCATAATACCTGCAGTATCCGGCTCCATGATGAGCCTTATATCAACTCACCCTTCCATGGAAAAAAGGATTGCTGCACTTGAGAAGATACAGAGGGAGATAGAACTCTGA
- a CDS encoding S-layer protein domain-containing protein gives MTHKSQKKVMIRILFMFIFITVSPSMATTVDIRGTPQDTGSVDAGNISWDYSTFPGLYYSANKHTQLTAGSGEHLYFADDGGNPSIGSSNPTAHIIDEGELIYITSQVASKYKVYSEEDNITKVTKFYTLSLFGTSYCAVDNDATNIAKILIQQGENDKKTLKSGEKWEMKGGYSLVLNAVDIDGGKCYLTLYKNEEELDTGVISTDGTNNDRIYSVEEDCADGSEHIYFLTYVDSIFAGQEDNFAVLKYTWLADKDSYVEVQSGDEFGNFEVDEALGAGLVLSNSKSITITVDAGATTLITGDWYFKSSDSGKGTNGGYILYPIKRVTIEDSVAEAVVVDEVSEEEELVIVDVSSDTKETVDISNSILDQTDVDDDGPVETLHKSSIPGFEGSMSVLAISMVFFLRRYY, from the coding sequence ATGACACACAAATCACAAAAAAAAGTAATGATACGTATATTGTTCATGTTTATTTTTATAACTGTATCTCCCTCTATGGCAACAACTGTGGATATTAGGGGAACTCCACAGGATACTGGTTCAGTTGATGCCGGAAATATCTCATGGGACTATTCAACTTTTCCGGGCTTATATTATTCTGCAAATAAACATACTCAGCTTACTGCAGGTTCAGGAGAACACCTTTATTTTGCAGATGATGGTGGAAATCCTTCAATAGGTTCGTCCAATCCAACAGCTCATATAATCGATGAAGGGGAGTTAATCTATATCACCAGTCAGGTTGCTTCAAAGTACAAGGTATATTCAGAAGAGGATAACATTACAAAGGTAACTAAATTCTATACTCTTTCCTTGTTTGGTACATCTTACTGTGCAGTGGATAATGATGCAACGAATATTGCAAAGATTCTGATTCAGCAGGGTGAAAACGACAAGAAAACCCTTAAAAGTGGTGAGAAATGGGAAATGAAGGGTGGTTATTCGCTTGTACTGAATGCGGTGGATATTGATGGTGGTAAATGTTATTTGACTCTTTATAAAAATGAAGAAGAACTTGATACTGGTGTAATCTCAACAGACGGTACAAATAATGACAGGATATACTCTGTCGAAGAGGATTGTGCCGATGGTTCTGAACACATATATTTCCTCACCTACGTAGATTCCATATTTGCAGGCCAGGAAGATAATTTTGCAGTTCTAAAATATACCTGGCTGGCTGACAAAGATAGTTATGTGGAAGTGCAATCCGGTGATGAGTTCGGTAATTTCGAAGTAGATGAAGCACTTGGGGCCGGACTTGTATTATCCAACAGCAAATCTATTACCATTACTGTTGATGCAGGTGCAACGACACTTATTACTGGTGATTGGTACTTTAAATCATCTGACTCAGGTAAAGGTACCAATGGCGGATACATCCTCTATCCTATAAAGAGGGTTACAATTGAGGACTCTGTAGCAGAGGCCGTAGTCGTTGATGAAGTTTCTGAAGAGGAAGAATTAGTTATTGTGGATGTATCTTCTGATACAAAAGAAACAGTGGATATTTCTAATAGTATTTTAGATCAAACAGATGTGGATGATGATGGCCCTGTAGAAACACTACATAAGAGTTCTATTCCAGGATTTGAAGGATCTATGTCAGTTCTTGCAATTTCAATGGTATTCTTCCTCCGTAGATATTATTAA